Genomic DNA from Brassica rapa cultivar Chiifu-401-42 chromosome A04, CAAS_Brap_v3.01, whole genome shotgun sequence:
GGAAGGAATATGTCCTTGGAAGCGCCTTCTGGATCTCTGCATACTAATGAAGGCTCTTGAGTCAGCTCTGAAACAAAAAGATAAACCATCAGAAATATAGAAATACAtaataagaagaagagaaagggtTAATGTGTTTACTTGAGGAGGAAGCATGAAGAGAAGAGTTGTTGTTTAAAGGAGAAGGTCGAAGCTTGACATGGACGAGGATAACAGATTGGCCTCGCTGCAACAAATGATCAACGGCCCATTTAAGAGCGTGTTGGCTACTTTTTTCTTTGTCTATAGCAACAGCCACAACTCCAGTCGATCCTCCTTCCTTGATTCCCACGCTATTGTTCTTCGCTAGCCACATCTTTTTGTACCTCTCTTGCGTTCATTCAAGATTATCAAGATTCAGGGACGTTGTTGTTGTCTtaatatggattttttttttttttttttttgttgtttgttgtCTTAAATTTTTGGGTTTGTCTCTTCGTCTCTGAAACCTGCCGAGTTATTTTTCATTATTGTTTTAAGTTTGTAGGAAAGCAAAATGAgaggatgaagaggaagagagtttctatttaagtctttcattcctctctctctttctatggACGCTTCCCCTTCTTCTCCGCTTCTCTTTCCTaccattttacaaaaaaaaaaagaaagataactTGTTTAGGAAGCTTCTTTTTGTAGTTAtctaatcattttattttggtCGAGGGTTAGGAAAGATTGAAAAAAACTAATCAAGCAAGACCATGTATGGTTGAATCAAAGCTGGCTAAACCTACACATGATACGTTGAATCAAAGCGGGTTACACCTACACATTATGTTTCGAACGTTTATTGTGATTTGATCCTACCCTGAGATTCTATGGAGTCTCCAAGAGAAGGTAGCTATGTGATGTGACCACCTTTCGTAGGTGGCTAAAATGACTAAGAAAGTTATAAAGTGATTGGGGTACCAATAGAAGAGGCATGAAGCCGGACTATAAAACACTGGCTTGAGTTGCAGCTGAAGGATTGCATTTAGGGGTTCGTCTGGTTTCACTCGGAATATTTATTAGGTATAGTGCCGTTAATTTTCTGATGGTTGTTGGAGTTTGACATCAGAGATACTAAAGATTCATCGACCTCTTCTTGTTTTGTAGGTCCCGATGCAGTGATGCTATTACTGCTACTGGACCCGTAACCTCTAGTTAAATGTACGACCTTAGACATAGATAGAGAATATGAGAGGATTTTTTAATGTTGAATGTGGATTTAAACGTTGGTGCGTGCAGCATCTATTTATAACAGTAACATGTTGACACATAGAAATGTATTCTATAATTTCAAAATCTACAAGATTAAATAATCGTTTGAATGGCagctataaataaaattaaaaatttattgttttgtttctaaaagTATGTGTTTGTAATTGGTCTAGAAACCAGAGAAGGAATTATATTAAAACGTGATTACTAATAACAACACAAGTGACTCTGTGGCCCAATGGATAAGGCGCTGGTCTACGAAACCAGAGATTCTGGGTTCGATCCCCAGCAGAGTCGTTTTTTTTCGTTTTATCCGATATCTTTACCCATATAATATAATTACCCGGCCCAACTAGTATCGTCAGCCCATCTCTTAAGAAAACCAAACGACAAACACTATTCACTGATGATTATGTGCTGATTATGTCAGCGATGAGTGGTGGTCCATTGGCAATGCACAGTGTGTTCGTCTACGGCAGCCTCATGGCGGACGACGTCGTTCGTCTGCTCCTCAACCGTGTCCCTCCAACATCCCCCGCGATCCTCCCTGATTTGTACGATccctttttttctctctctctgtgatTGTCGAAATCGAATTGAAACTAATGGTCAATTCGCAGCCATAGATTCAGCATCAAAGGACGTGTTTACCCCGCGATTCTACCAGCCCAAGCCGATAAAGTCTCTGGCAAGGTTCGAATTCAAGATCGAATCATGCTTAGCGATTTCAGTTTTAGAGATTTTGTATAGTTTTAAATTGCAGGTACTGTTTGGGATCACAGATGATGAACTTTACATTTTAGATGAGTTTGAAGATATCGAGTACGAAAGAGACAACGTTAATGTTTTTCTGACAGTGAgttgtttcatattattttatataaatatctgatttaaTACAAGATGCAGAGACGTTTATGTTTGCTTCTTTCTTTGATCGAACAGGATAGCTCAGAGAAACTTGAAACAAAGGCATACATCTGGGCCAACAAAGATGATCCTGATCTGTACGGTACATGGGACTTCGAAGTGAGTTATGTCTTAACTTGTTCATGGATTAAGCACTACATGTATAACTCTTTCTCTGTATGCTGAATATATTTCTGTAAAAGGAATGGAAGCAAGTTCACATGGAAGGTTTCTTGAAGATGACCACAGAATTTGCACAAGAGATGAAGTTCCCAGAATCATCTGAGACATGATTTGAGTCAGTACATGAGATTTGATGTTGTATTATCTCATGGAAAACGCTAGAATTGGGTTGatatattatttgtattatttGAAGGATTAAGATTCTTCTTCATGAATACAATACATATAAGTAGCACTTGTGTTTAGGAATAAGACTCTTCTGTATTGTTTCGATTGTTTGTTTCTGTTATGGTCAATCGAGCTATGCTTGAAGTTGAGACGAATGATTTACAATTTGTTAATTTGCAACAATATAGTGGTTATGCATTTGGGAATATCTATGTGTGTTAAAAGGGATAACAAATGAagaacaaaaccaaaccaatatGTTATCAGCCTTTGGTACTTCAACCGGCATATCAACTGGCCACCTATAGCCGAGAAGTTCTAGAGTTCAAGAACTTGGCAAAATTGTGgatttaaacttaaaaaaaaaaaaaaaaaaattgtggaagcaccgtagcctattggttaaggtttaaaaggcttctacacccagatctggggttcgaatcccagactatgcaatttattgcagattacagaaAATCCAGGTTTTAAGTTCCGGAGAGAgcgatttattaaacaattatgcagactacagaggaaagacttgcaagggatcttcaacatggtgcaattaaatctggtcaggcgtggatcttcataggacggctcaggtgatgcagttaggcgtaggtcttcataaggcaggtagtattgtcggttgtcgaatcgtctatgtaatctttcctatatcataattgtaaagatcataataaatcagcgttaaaaaaaaaaaacttaataaaaatgataaaactgAAAACCGCAGTCGACTGTTTATTGTTAGAGTTACTAATGGGCCTTGATCGGCCCATTAATTGTTGCACTCGGAACCTGTGTCGTTGGGAATCAACCAACAGCCACGGAAGCAGGATTGGATAGGGGGAGATAAGCAAAATGGCGACTTGGATAACGTTACACCACCCTCCTTATCTACGCTTCATGCCATCATCTCCTTCGTCGCCTGATTCATACTCCTTACGTCGACATCACCTTCCTCTGTTTAAACCATTTCGATGCGCTCCACTTCAGCGACAAGAACCCCAGCTCGAGCAGTCACAGGTACCAACTTACGAAACTGAAATTTGAAACTGGTATGATTTTGAGAAATGATTTGAGTGAATTGATCACGTGAAGGGAGgcaaagaagaagaggatgagGCTGCGATAATGTGTGAGGACTGTAACGGGAAAGGATGGTTGCTCTGCGATTTCTGTAAAGGGCAGAAAACTAATGTCAAATCCGAGAACAAGAAAATCTACCGTCGATGTCCCACTTGTAGAGCTGTACGTTGTCATACTTTCATTACAAAACTCTAACTCGGTTTTTGTCTCATGCTTTTGGTGACCAATGAAGCTGTGGGTTAACAGGTGGGATTTGTGTTATGCAAAAGGTGTAAAGTGTTCAAGTGTGTCACGTTTCCTAATCCAGAAGACGGCGACGAGCTTTTGTTCTAAGCTCTTCTTGTCCTTATCTTTAGTGAAAGGCCCTTTTGTGTTTCACTTTCAGGTTCCTTTCCTTTTCCCATTTGTTCCCCAAGCTCAAACCAATTTAGTCATATGTATAAGCACATTTTGTAATTGTAACATTAATCTGATAAGTGATTGAATTGTCTTCAGTAGATATTTATATGCAATTCTTCTTGTTAATCTGCTAATGGATCTTGctgtattttctaaataaaatctGCAACTATTCCATCTTTTGTTATATATAACTtactcttcttcttattcttacTCGTCAAGCTCACATTTCCAATTTAGCCTTATATATAAGCACATTTGTAATTGTTAAACATTAATCTGATCTTTATGTTTCcctgttgatttttttttttttggtcttcaATGTGTCGCTGTAGTTACAATGCCTTTAAAAAACGGGATTCCCTTGTCGGTTTATCTTGAAAACTATCAACGGTTTTTATGATTCCAAGGCATATGGTTTGTTCTTGTTAATTTGTTTCTTGATCTTTTTTATAGAATCTGCAACTATTCTTTCTCCAAGTATCTTATTTCATTATTTGTCCATCATGTTCAGGAGATCAGCGCACATGTATTACGGTAATATAGTTTTTGATGGTATTACATGATCTCAGATACATATGTCATGTGGCCTTTTCTGAATTATCGGATCTCGAAATCGCCACGTTTATGTATTGACTTTCACAATCA
This window encodes:
- the LOC103864547 gene encoding AIG2-like protein D isoform X1, which translates into the protein MSAMSGGPLAMHSVFVYGSLMADDVVRLLLNRVPPTSPAILPDFHRFSIKGRVYPAILPAQADKVSGKVLFGITDDELYILDEFEDIEYERDNVNVFLTDSSEKLETKAYIWANKDDPDLYGTWDFEEWKQVHMEGFLKMTTEFAQEMKFPESSET
- the LOC103864547 gene encoding AIG2-like protein D isoform X2 → MSAMSGGPLAMHSVFVYGSLMADDVVRLLLNRVPPTSPAILPDLFSIKGRVYPAILPAQADKVSGKVLFGITDDELYILDEFEDIEYERDNVNVFLTDSSEKLETKAYIWANKDDPDLYGTWDFEEWKQVHMEGFLKMTTEFAQEMKFPESSET
- the LOC103864548 gene encoding protein BUNDLE SHEATH DEFECTIVE 2, chloroplastic, with protein sequence MATWITLHHPPYLRFMPSSPSSPDSYSLRRHHLPLFKPFRCAPLQRQEPQLEQSQGGKEEEDEAAIMCEDCNGKGWLLCDFCKGQKTNVKSENKKIYRRCPTCRAVGFVLCKRCKVFKCVTFPNPEDGDELLF